A stretch of Clostridium formicaceticum DNA encodes these proteins:
- a CDS encoding transposase, whose protein sequence is MRYIEGIHRKSKIAFPEYIDDYITEDNPVRIIDAFVETLDIGEIGFKNAVPKKKGRPGYNPKDLLKLYLYGYMNKITSSRKLEKQAQTNIELMWLLRRLTPDDRSICEFRKNNKNAINQVFKHFVSLLNEWDLFGKEVVAVDGSKFRACNSKKNNFNTKTLNRKIKYLEEKIQKYMEEMEENDRNELKTHKPTKEEIQARIKELKERKKKYEEYKEEIEKSDIKEISTTDPESRLMAVNNNGIDVCYNVQTVVDSKHKLVVDCDVINNPTDHGMLSKMAGNAKEIFDVED, encoded by the coding sequence ATGAGATATATAGAAGGTATTCATAGGAAAAGCAAAATTGCCTTTCCAGAATATATAGATGACTACATTACAGAAGATAACCCCGTAAGGATCATAGATGCTTTCGTTGAAACATTAGATATAGGTGAAATAGGATTTAAAAATGCAGTGCCCAAAAAGAAAGGGAGACCTGGATATAATCCCAAAGACCTGCTGAAACTGTATCTTTATGGCTATATGAACAAAATTACTTCATCAAGAAAATTAGAAAAACAGGCCCAAACGAATATAGAGTTAATGTGGCTCTTAAGAAGATTAACACCCGATGACAGGTCCATATGCGAGTTTAGAAAAAACAATAAAAATGCTATAAATCAAGTATTTAAACACTTCGTATCTTTATTAAATGAATGGGATCTTTTCGGTAAGGAAGTAGTAGCTGTAGACGGTTCTAAGTTTAGGGCCTGTAACTCCAAGAAAAATAATTTTAATACTAAAACCTTAAATCGTAAGATCAAGTACCTAGAAGAAAAAATACAAAAATATATGGAAGAAATGGAAGAAAATGATAGAAATGAATTGAAGACCCATAAACCAACTAAGGAAGAAATTCAAGCAAGGATTAAAGAATTGAAAGAACGAAAAAAGAAGTATGAAGAATATAAAGAAGAAATAGAAAAAAGCGATATAAAAGAAATATCAACAACAGATCCTGAATCAAGATTAATGGCAGTAAACAACAATGGTATTGATGTATGTTACAATGTTCAAACTGTGGTGGATAGCAAGCATAAGTTAGTAGTAGACTGTGATGTCATAAATAATCCAACAGATCATGGTATGTTAAGTAAAATGGCTGGCAATGCAAAAGAAATATTTGATGTAGAAGACTGA
- a CDS encoding competence/damage-inducible protein A: MKAEIIAVGTELLLGDIVNTNAQYIARRLADIGIFVYHQTVVGDNPDRVKKAYEIAFNRADIVITTGGLGPTKDDLTKEIAAEYFQKKLQLDEASLEAMKEYLLRRNHPITEGNKKQAYFPEGAIIVKNDNGTAPGCIIEEDKKTMILLPGPPREMIPMLESQVLPYLSQYQEGTLVSKVLRICGIGESAMEELIEDIMEKQSNPTIAPYAKEGEVILRITAKAQDEDEAEKLIFPVEEQLRSRLQNYIYGEGEVSLEEVVGKMLIDHKLTIATAESCSGGLLAAKIINYPGISSVFMEGVITYSNEAKIQRLGVKPETLQTYGAVSRETAGEMAAGVAKMGNTDIGISITGIAGPTGGTAEKPVGLIYAGLSIKGKLHTKELFFKGDRQKLRNFAATQTLCWLRQMLIEEGYDRQIK; this comes from the coding sequence ATGAAGGCAGAAATTATAGCGGTAGGAACAGAGCTGTTATTGGGGGACATTGTAAATACCAATGCCCAATATATAGCAAGACGATTAGCGGACATAGGCATCTTTGTTTACCATCAAACGGTGGTTGGAGATAATCCTGATAGGGTAAAAAAGGCTTATGAAATTGCCTTTAATAGGGCAGATATTGTTATCACAACTGGCGGTTTAGGACCTACAAAAGATGATTTGACAAAGGAAATAGCAGCAGAATATTTTCAAAAAAAACTTCAATTAGATGAAGCTTCCTTAGAAGCCATGAAGGAATACCTTTTAAGGCGCAATCATCCAATTACAGAAGGCAATAAAAAGCAGGCCTATTTTCCAGAGGGAGCGATCATTGTGAAAAATGATAATGGCACTGCTCCTGGGTGTATTATAGAGGAAGATAAAAAAACAATGATTCTTTTACCAGGACCTCCTAGAGAGATGATTCCTATGCTAGAGAGTCAAGTATTGCCTTATTTGAGTCAATATCAAGAAGGTACGTTGGTATCAAAGGTTTTAAGAATTTGTGGTATTGGTGAAAGCGCTATGGAGGAACTGATTGAAGATATTATGGAAAAACAAAGTAATCCTACCATAGCCCCCTATGCAAAAGAGGGAGAAGTGATTTTAAGAATTACAGCCAAAGCGCAAGATGAGGATGAAGCTGAAAAACTGATTTTTCCAGTAGAAGAACAACTGCGCAGCAGGTTGCAAAATTATATTTATGGAGAAGGAGAAGTTTCTCTTGAGGAAGTGGTAGGAAAAATGCTTATTGATCACAAACTAACCATAGCTACTGCAGAATCCTGTAGTGGAGGGTTGTTAGCAGCAAAAATCATCAACTATCCAGGGATATCTTCTGTGTTTATGGAGGGTGTGATTACTTATAGCAATGAAGCCAAGATACAACGTTTGGGGGTAAAACCAGAGACATTACAGACCTATGGTGCTGTCAGCAGAGAAACTGCTGGTGAGATGGCAGCAGGGGTTGCTAAAATGGGAAATACGGACATAGGCATATCTATTACTGGTATTGCTGGACCAACAGGAGGAACAGCAGAAAAACCAGTAGGTTTGATTTATGCAGGATTATCTATCAAAGGCAAATTGCACACCAAAGAATTGTTTTTTAAAGGAGATCGACAAAAATTACGAAACTTTGCTGCTACGCAAACCTTGTGCTGGCTAAGACAGATGTTAATAGAAGAAGGATATGATAGGCAGATAAAATAG
- a CDS encoding HAD family hydrolase → MLKTILFDLDGTLLPFKMEDFIKKYFEELGKKFQNYFTFKELQNLLWESTEYMIRNMEVDKTNADAFFEDFYSKTTHSPDRLMPLFEDFYTNDFPKIKEVTKQSEYIVKAISLLKEKKYELIVATNPLFPKQAILHRIEWAGLNKDDFAFITNFEEMHFCKPHLHFYQELLEKINRQPQECMMVGNDVEEDMIAKKLGCITYLIEDYKIQRSENADTIDYRGKYEDFYEFVKALPLIK, encoded by the coding sequence ATGTTAAAAACAATATTATTTGACTTAGATGGAACATTACTGCCATTTAAAATGGAGGATTTTATAAAAAAGTATTTTGAAGAATTGGGAAAAAAGTTTCAAAATTATTTTACCTTTAAGGAACTACAAAACCTTCTATGGGAATCAACAGAATACATGATAAGGAATATGGAAGTAGATAAGACCAACGCCGACGCTTTCTTTGAAGACTTCTATAGTAAGACAACCCATTCTCCTGATAGGTTAATGCCTTTATTTGAAGATTTTTATACCAATGATTTTCCTAAGATCAAAGAAGTTACAAAACAAAGTGAGTATATCGTTAAGGCTATCTCTTTGCTAAAAGAAAAAAAATATGAATTAATTGTAGCTACAAATCCATTGTTTCCCAAACAGGCGATATTACATAGAATTGAATGGGCGGGGCTAAATAAAGATGACTTTGCTTTTATTACAAACTTTGAAGAAATGCACTTCTGTAAACCTCATTTGCATTTTTATCAAGAACTTTTAGAAAAAATTAATAGACAGCCACAGGAATGTATGATGGTTGGAAACGATGTGGAAGAAGATATGATAGCAAAAAAATTGGGTTGTATAACTTATCTTATAGAGGATTATAAAATACAGCGATCAGAAAATGCAGATACAATAGACTATAGGGGAAAGTACGAGGATTTCTATGAATTTGTAAAAGCCCTACCGCTTATTAAATAA
- a CDS encoding thiamine pyrophosphate-dependent enzyme gives MNKNLIKISPCFEDIMPQEYKELVERGPFGESVGVSDLGTFKELIEEHPLCAGCGLALSLRLILASLPNPEDTIIVGSTGCSALAFSQVAVHNIHSVFGNQNAVASGLKRALKLRFPDKIKDVVVIAGDGATADIGLDMVMHSWFRKENITTIMLDNEAYANTGGQESGMSVEGAVLNMAPKGKNFPKIALTEIAKKSGCGYVATCSPAKPKQFEKMVRRAILAARETAPSYMQIFCPCPTNYKIKPHDVLETIKVREKDGTYVTSEFLSPEVEELLKGLEGEQNNE, from the coding sequence ATGAACAAAAATTTGATCAAGATTTCTCCCTGTTTTGAAGATATCATGCCCCAGGAATATAAGGAACTAGTGGAGCGAGGTCCCTTCGGTGAAAGCGTTGGCGTTTCTGATTTGGGAACTTTTAAAGAATTGATAGAAGAGCATCCACTTTGTGCCGGTTGCGGATTGGCCCTTTCCCTGCGACTCATTCTGGCTTCGCTGCCTAACCCTGAGGATACCATCATAGTAGGTTCTACTGGATGCAGCGCATTAGCATTTTCGCAGGTAGCAGTACACAATATTCATTCGGTATTTGGTAATCAGAATGCTGTAGCTTCTGGCTTAAAACGAGCATTAAAGCTTAGATTTCCTGATAAGATAAAGGATGTAGTTGTCATAGCTGGCGATGGAGCAACAGCTGATATTGGCTTAGATATGGTGATGCATTCCTGGTTCCGTAAAGAAAATATCACGACAATTATGCTGGATAATGAAGCTTATGCTAATACAGGAGGGCAGGAGAGCGGTATGTCTGTAGAAGGAGCTGTTTTAAACATGGCTCCCAAAGGGAAAAACTTTCCTAAAATAGCTTTAACAGAAATTGCTAAAAAGTCTGGTTGTGGCTATGTGGCTACTTGCTCCCCTGCCAAACCTAAACAATTTGAGAAGATGGTACGTCGAGCTATTTTAGCAGCTAGAGAAACGGCTCCTAGTTATATGCAAATTTTTTGTCCTTGTCCTACTAATTACAAGATTAAACCTCATGATGTTTTAGAAACAATTAAAGTTCGAGAAAAGGACGGAACCTATGTTACTAGTGAATTTTTATCGCCAGAGGTAGAGGAATTATTAAAAGGGTTGGAGGGGGAACAAAATAATGAGTAA
- a CDS encoding 2-oxoacid:acceptor oxidoreductase family protein encodes MSNKISIRMSGLGGQGVVTAAHILGSAATQDGKYSTVNPFFGAEKRLAPAESYVRISSKQIYERGEILSPNIIMIFHPHVITMGKSYTMPFFDGLQSGGKVLINADTPLEFSQEEGEKLAELDAQIFFVPATQIATNIGGTELSTNMAMLGGLMGIADLVTYESLNVSIQERFGGGNFVASGTTAALDDVLKSKYTKTAQLVEKNMKVMENAAAAVKQYVIKNGLSAKGGI; translated from the coding sequence ATGAGTAATAAAATTTCTATCAGAATGTCTGGTTTAGGTGGGCAAGGTGTAGTTACTGCTGCCCATATCCTAGGCTCAGCTGCAACCCAAGACGGAAAATATAGTACGGTTAACCCCTTCTTTGGTGCTGAAAAAAGACTGGCCCCAGCCGAAAGTTACGTACGTATATCCTCAAAACAGATTTATGAGAGGGGAGAAATTCTTTCTCCCAATATTATTATGATTTTTCACCCACATGTAATTACTATGGGTAAATCTTATACTATGCCCTTCTTTGATGGTCTACAGTCAGGAGGCAAAGTGCTGATCAATGCAGATACCCCACTGGAATTTAGTCAGGAAGAAGGAGAGAAACTGGCTGAACTAGATGCCCAGATCTTCTTTGTTCCTGCTACACAAATTGCTACGAACATAGGAGGAACTGAGCTTTCCACCAATATGGCTATGCTGGGTGGATTAATGGGCATTGCCGACTTGGTTACCTATGAATCCCTTAATGTATCTATACAAGAGAGATTCGGCGGCGGCAACTTTGTTGCCTCTGGAACTACCGCAGCCCTAGATGACGTATTAAAGAGCAAATATACAAAAACTGCTCAATTGGTAGAAAAAAATATGAAGGTAATGGAAAACGCTGCTGCTGCTGTTAAGCAATACGTCATTAAAAACGGTCTAAGTGCAAAAGGGGGAATATAA
- the acpP gene encoding acyl carrier protein, with protein MLFEKIKEIIAEQLGVSDVESITPATSLINDLDADSLDAVEIIMAIEDEFGVEIPDEEAEGFKNIGDIVEYVEKNK; from the coding sequence ATGTTATTTGAAAAAATCAAAGAAATTATTGCAGAACAATTAGGGGTTAGTGATGTTGAATCTATTACACCAGCTACTTCGCTGATTAACGATTTAGATGCTGACTCATTAGATGCAGTAGAAATTATTATGGCTATCGAAGATGAATTCGGAGTAGAAATTCCCGATGAAGAAGCAGAAGGCTTTAAAAACATTGGAGATATTGTTGAATACGTTGAAAAAAACAAATAA
- a CDS encoding transketolase C-terminal domain-containing protein encodes MKNQRVVEPEYLFFNTERKKKFITGSEAVKEAIKRANVDMAVSYPITPQSESMHLVGDIYAEGYLKDYFRGENEFAVMSSVTGAAMGGVRVFTATGGPGTLRAFEMFPTWAGARLPVVCAFLTRGVNSPLTIQPDTIEMSFVLDTGMIMLHAETAQDLYDMVLKAFVIAEKTDVHIPVGVFADGFFVTHTRDSVEIAPEDIKLPPYDTYSAPVPVMDMENAPIRQMRDPFVMKSNFISYAAHASWQQETMAAMERSRKYIYNYLGGLVEVENQEADILIVTSGTAVSQSREAIAIAREEGLDVGLIKIKSIRPFPTEEIRQLTQKAKAVIVPEFNRIGWLSREIKSVVTDSSKVQGAPRVFGGMTMPIELILDEIRRCSL; translated from the coding sequence ATGAAGAACCAGAGGGTTGTCGAACCTGAATACCTATTTTTTAATACCGAAAGAAAGAAAAAGTTTATTACTGGCAGCGAGGCTGTTAAAGAAGCTATTAAGAGGGCCAATGTGGATATGGCTGTCTCTTATCCTATCACCCCACAATCAGAAAGTATGCATCTGGTAGGAGATATCTATGCAGAAGGATACCTTAAGGATTATTTCCGCGGCGAAAACGAATTTGCTGTAATGTCGTCAGTCACTGGTGCCGCCATGGGAGGTGTACGGGTTTTTACTGCCACAGGAGGACCAGGCACATTGCGGGCTTTTGAAATGTTTCCAACATGGGCTGGCGCTAGATTACCCGTGGTCTGTGCTTTTCTCACCAGGGGCGTGAATTCTCCCCTCACGATCCAGCCGGATACAATTGAAATGTCCTTCGTGCTAGATACAGGAATGATTATGCTGCATGCTGAAACAGCCCAGGATCTCTATGATATGGTTCTGAAGGCCTTTGTTATTGCTGAGAAAACCGATGTGCATATCCCTGTAGGAGTTTTTGCTGATGGTTTCTTTGTGACGCATACCAGAGACAGTGTAGAGATAGCACCTGAAGATATTAAACTTCCTCCTTATGATACCTACAGTGCACCAGTACCAGTAATGGACATGGAAAACGCCCCCATAAGACAGATGCGTGATCCCTTTGTGATGAAGAGTAACTTTATCAGCTATGCTGCCCATGCCTCTTGGCAGCAGGAAACAATGGCAGCTATGGAAAGGTCTCGAAAATATATTTATAACTATTTAGGTGGGCTTGTGGAAGTTGAAAATCAAGAGGCTGATATTCTTATTGTTACTTCTGGAACCGCTGTTTCCCAGAGTCGAGAAGCCATAGCCATAGCTCGTGAAGAAGGCTTAGATGTTGGCTTGATAAAAATAAAGAGTATCCGACCCTTTCCGACTGAAGAAATAAGACAATTAACACAAAAGGCAAAGGCCGTCATCGTTCCTGAATTTAACCGAATAGGTTGGTTATCTAGAGAAATCAAGTCTGTAGTCACTGATTCTAGTAAGGTACAAGGAGCTCCTAGAGTGTTCGGAGGAATGACTATGCCTATTGAACTAATTCTCGACGAAATTAGGAGGTGTTCACTATGA
- a CDS encoding metal-dependent hydrolase — MLGRTHIALGLTTALFTATFIGISAIGGSLDTMALGMIVIAALLPDLDMGTSSLGGKFGILKAHHIKKLWLLVLIVLGVFTVVYLQETPIFYGILFVLLLGSIFAKDFAQKGYHVLRNFTQGMVGIGFIAAAYFYQQPPLVGIGIILLILLLSKHRGLSHSIVFVLLNYIIVKSITTFYDYKDYSLLFTMSMASHIVGDMFTRAGVMLFYPFSQKKIKFPFTIKTGGKLENLLFFATCLLAFKLIKSL, encoded by the coding sequence ATGTTAGGAAGAACCCACATAGCCCTAGGTTTAACCACAGCATTATTCACAGCAACCTTTATAGGCATTTCTGCCATTGGAGGTAGTTTGGACACTATGGCATTAGGAATGATTGTTATCGCGGCACTTTTGCCGGATTTAGATATGGGGACTTCTTCGCTGGGAGGAAAGTTTGGTATATTAAAGGCCCATCATATAAAGAAACTCTGGCTATTGGTTTTAATAGTATTAGGGGTTTTCACAGTTGTTTACTTGCAGGAAACACCTATTTTTTACGGTATTTTGTTTGTTCTTTTATTAGGCAGTATATTTGCTAAGGATTTTGCACAAAAAGGATATCATGTATTAAGAAATTTTACACAAGGAATGGTAGGAATAGGCTTTATAGCAGCAGCTTATTTCTATCAGCAGCCTCCTTTAGTGGGAATAGGAATCATTCTTTTGATACTACTTCTTAGTAAACACAGAGGATTGTCTCATTCTATCGTTTTTGTGCTACTGAATTATATCATTGTGAAAAGTATCACTACTTTTTATGATTATAAAGACTATAGCCTATTATTTACCATGAGTATGGCTTCTCACATTGTAGGAGACATGTTTACAAGGGCAGGGGTGATGTTATTTTATCCCTTCAGTCAAAAAAAAATAAAGTTTCCCTTTACGATAAAAACAGGGGGAAAACTAGAAAACCTATTGTTTTTTGCTACTTGTTTGTTAGCTTTTAAACTTATAAAGTCTTTATAG
- a CDS encoding RNA ligase RtcB family protein: MSKTVLITNTKNWIEHIAITQLYALADLSGVIKAVGLPDLHAGKSPIGVAIITEGIIYPYIIGNDIGCGMGLFNTGIKKKKFRMERWVTKLNHISELADIEAINPYEEPSPIYDLGTIGSGNHFAEFQILEEVFEKSEFEKLNITKDDLLLLVHSGSRGYGQSILMDYSDPHGYSANSIEARNYITKHENALLWAERNRSIVANKLIDYLGYAPQAKAVIDCKHNFLEQKGILFIHRKGTVSAEVGAVVIPGSRGSLTYIVRPTNKIEESAYSLSHGAGRKWNRSMCKSRIREKYNKDTIRETKLKSRIVCHDTDLLFQEAPEAYKNIDTVIDSLLEFGLIKVIATLKPVLTYKG; encoded by the coding sequence ATGAGTAAAACGGTTTTAATAACAAATACAAAAAATTGGATAGAACATATTGCAATAACACAATTATATGCATTAGCAGATCTAAGTGGTGTGATTAAAGCTGTTGGGTTGCCTGATCTACATGCTGGCAAATCACCAATTGGTGTTGCAATAATAACAGAAGGAATAATTTACCCATATATCATTGGAAATGATATTGGCTGTGGCATGGGTTTGTTTAATACAGGTATTAAAAAGAAGAAGTTTAGAATGGAGCGTTGGGTAACAAAGCTTAACCATATTTCGGAATTGGCTGATATTGAAGCAATTAACCCCTATGAAGAGCCAAGTCCTATATATGATCTAGGTACCATTGGCTCTGGTAACCATTTTGCGGAGTTTCAGATTTTAGAGGAAGTCTTTGAAAAGAGTGAATTTGAAAAACTTAATATTACTAAGGATGATTTATTACTGTTAGTCCATAGTGGTTCGAGAGGGTATGGACAGAGCATACTCATGGATTATAGTGATCCTCATGGATATTCGGCTAATAGCATTGAAGCAAGAAATTATATTACAAAGCATGAAAATGCATTATTATGGGCAGAACGTAACCGCAGCATAGTGGCAAACAAGTTGATTGATTATCTAGGATATGCACCTCAAGCTAAAGCTGTGATTGACTGTAAACATAATTTTCTAGAGCAAAAAGGCATTTTATTTATTCATCGTAAGGGGACAGTTTCAGCAGAAGTGGGAGCTGTAGTTATACCAGGCTCTAGAGGATCTCTTACTTATATTGTTAGGCCGACGAACAAGATAGAGGAATCGGCATACTCTCTATCTCATGGAGCTGGCAGGAAATGGAACAGAAGCATGTGTAAATCTCGCATCCGTGAAAAGTATAACAAAGATACTATAAGAGAAACAAAGCTGAAAAGCCGCATTGTTTGTCACGATACGGATTTGCTTTTTCAAGAGGCTCCAGAAGCATATAAAAATATTGACACTGTTATTGATAGTCTTTTGGAGTTTGGATTAATTAAAGTTATCGCAACACTTAAGCCAGTACTTACCTATAAGGGGTGA
- a CDS encoding Asp23/Gls24 family envelope stress response protein, which produces MSKDPMEIIGQQGKIKIAHDILMTIARHTAEEVEGIVSIKGGLPGGIIELFSKKSSTKKGVKIQNQEAQVVINLSVVVNYGAVIPEIVRKVQEKVKSSVESMTDIQVSKVNVFVQDVNIP; this is translated from the coding sequence ATGTCAAAGGATCCGATGGAAATTATAGGTCAACAGGGAAAAATCAAAATTGCCCATGATATTCTCATGACAATAGCACGACATACTGCTGAAGAGGTGGAAGGTATTGTATCAATAAAAGGAGGACTTCCGGGAGGCATTATTGAACTTTTCAGTAAGAAGAGCAGCACGAAAAAAGGCGTGAAAATACAAAATCAAGAAGCGCAAGTGGTGATTAATCTCTCGGTTGTGGTAAATTATGGGGCGGTTATTCCTGAAATTGTAAGAAAAGTTCAGGAAAAAGTAAAAAGTTCTGTAGAATCCATGACAGATATTCAAGTCTCCAAGGTAAATGTCTTTGTTCAAGATGTAAATATTCCATGA
- a CDS encoding DUF2294 domain-containing protein translates to MTKGQAEAKISEAISKFEIEFMGRGPKQIKTLIIQDLIIIRLQGFLSQSEHKLAESSQGVELIKKMRTTLFESGRCYLETLIRKVVDINIISVHSDVSTKTGEKIIVITLEDNLEKRF, encoded by the coding sequence ATGACCAAAGGCCAAGCTGAGGCGAAAATAAGCGAGGCTATAAGTAAATTTGAGATAGAATTTATGGGTAGAGGACCAAAGCAAATAAAGACATTGATTATTCAAGATCTAATCATCATTAGGCTCCAGGGCTTCCTAAGTCAATCTGAACATAAATTGGCAGAGAGCAGTCAAGGAGTTGAGCTGATTAAGAAGATGAGAACAACCCTTTTTGAAAGCGGAAGGTGCTATTTAGAAACTCTCATTAGAAAGGTTGTCGACATAAATATTATAAGTGTACACTCCGATGTTAGCACCAAAACTGGTGAAAAAATCATAGTGATAACGCTTGAAGATAACTTAGAAAAAAGATTTTAA
- the mobA gene encoding molybdenum cofactor guanylyltransferase: MKEKGISAVILAGGGSTRMGRNKALLQLGEKTMIEIVVDTLRPVFDEIILVTNHPEEYSKLKDILFVKDKMITKEKNSLVGIYTGLAIAKNPYTFVVPCDMPFIDQDLIDYMTRQLEDEDVIIPFVEGHYQPLHAIYGKRCKDPIKKMLEAEQYKIINFFHEVSVKTIDDETVKKFSKDMKCFLNINTYDAYLKVRQQWK, encoded by the coding sequence ATGAAGGAGAAGGGAATATCAGCGGTGATATTGGCTGGTGGAGGAAGTACTAGAATGGGAAGAAATAAAGCTTTACTACAACTAGGGGAGAAGACCATGATTGAAATAGTCGTAGATACTTTGCGTCCGGTCTTTGATGAAATTATTTTGGTGACAAACCACCCTGAAGAATATTCTAAGTTAAAGGATATACTATTTGTAAAGGATAAGATGATTACCAAGGAAAAAAATTCTTTGGTAGGTATTTATACAGGGTTAGCTATAGCTAAAAATCCTTATACCTTTGTTGTACCCTGCGATATGCCCTTTATCGATCAAGACTTAATTGATTATATGACGAGACAATTAGAGGATGAAGATGTAATAATCCCTTTTGTAGAAGGCCATTATCAGCCGCTGCATGCAATCTATGGAAAACGATGCAAAGATCCTATAAAAAAAATGCTAGAGGCAGAACAATATAAAATCATCAACTTTTTTCACGAGGTTTCCGTAAAAACGATTGATGATGAGACCGTAAAAAAGTTTTCTAAAGACATGAAGTGTTTTTTGAATATCAATACCTATGATGCTTACTTAAAAGTGCGGCAACAGTGGAAATGA
- a CDS encoding carbon monoxide dehydrogenase beta subunit family protein, with translation MSMNLYRVQAGPEGYLPPAAACMGIELPEKGEALVEGNVVLEEEAMQKIVEKILSAKNPVFFPGPLILWAWKEGVIEKAEAVKELAESAGARIIPMPDYRPKYPMIDAEVEINPNHPNLTIWHNKIDLCVFVGVHCHYANLALKIIRGGTDCYTIALCGEMGHEDAMISLRDVDLLKIKKLNEIIKIAKGGLK, from the coding sequence ATGTCTATGAATTTATATCGTGTACAGGCGGGACCAGAAGGCTATCTTCCACCAGCAGCTGCCTGTATGGGGATAGAACTACCGGAAAAAGGAGAGGCCTTGGTAGAAGGAAACGTAGTTTTAGAAGAGGAAGCAATGCAGAAAATAGTTGAAAAAATCTTATCAGCTAAGAATCCTGTTTTTTTTCCTGGCCCCCTTATTTTGTGGGCTTGGAAGGAAGGTGTGATTGAGAAAGCTGAAGCGGTAAAGGAATTAGCAGAATCGGCAGGAGCAAGAATCATCCCGATGCCTGATTACCGTCCTAAATATCCTATGATCGATGCCGAAGTAGAAATTAATCCCAATCACCCCAACTTAACCATTTGGCACAATAAAATAGATCTTTGTGTTTTTGTAGGGGTTCACTGTCATTACGCTAATTTGGCTTTGAAGATCATTCGAGGAGGAACTGATTGCTATACGATTGCCCTATGTGGAGAGATGGGGCATGAGGATGCTATGATTTCACTGCGGGATGTAGATCTCTTAAAAATAAAAAAACTTAATGAAATCATTAAAATAGCTAAGGGGGGACTTAAATGA
- a CDS encoding 4Fe-4S binding protein has protein sequence MYVSAKVSKEKCTGCKLCIFACPEPNVFIYVKEDKKVKVNESRCKGCGLCVTVCRKEALEIRA, from the coding sequence ATGTATGTTTCAGCTAAGGTAAGTAAAGAGAAATGCACTGGGTGTAAGCTATGCATATTTGCCTGCCCCGAACCAAATGTCTTTATATATGTTAAAGAAGATAAAAAAGTAAAAGTAAATGAAAGCCGCTGTAAAGGCTGTGGGTTGTGCGTAACTGTATGTCGTAAAGAGGCTTTGGAGATTCGTGCATAA
- the prfH gene encoding peptide chain release factor H, translating into MLMQISSGKGPAECELAVGKFLKILMKEMKDIKIVQEVKGQYVDCYKSLVLSVEEDVSDLEGTIKWVAQSPFRPKHKRKNWFIDVSMFKEQVKIDFSDKVVRFETFRCGGNGGQNVNKVETGARAIHTPTGLTVVCTEARTQHLNKKLALNRLSEMISKQNLDAQILAKQVMWIQHELLERGNPIRVYEGLTFKRIK; encoded by the coding sequence ATGTTAATGCAAATTAGCTCAGGAAAAGGCCCAGCTGAATGTGAGTTGGCAGTAGGGAAATTTTTAAAAATTCTCATGAAAGAAATGAAAGATATAAAAATAGTCCAAGAAGTAAAAGGACAATATGTGGATTGTTATAAATCCCTAGTGTTATCCGTTGAAGAGGATGTTAGTGATTTAGAGGGTACTATAAAATGGGTTGCCCAAAGCCCTTTTAGACCAAAGCATAAACGCAAGAACTGGTTTATTGATGTAAGTATGTTCAAAGAACAGGTGAAAATTGATTTTTCTGATAAGGTTGTTCGCTTTGAAACCTTTCGATGTGGAGGAAACGGCGGACAAAATGTTAATAAAGTTGAAACAGGGGCTAGAGCAATTCATACACCTACAGGTCTCACTGTTGTTTGCACAGAAGCTCGCACCCAGCACTTAAACAAAAAACTAGCATTAAACCGCCTAAGTGAGATGATCAGCAAACAAAATTTAGATGCCCAGATACTAGCTAAACAAGTTATGTGGATTCAACACGAATTATTGGAACGTGGCAATCCTATAAGGGTTTATGAAGGATTAACGTTTAAGCGAATAAAATAG